The sequence TAATGCAAACAAGCCATTTGGTATTGCACAACATAATCCGCCGAGCAGCGCAGAAATAAATCCCGCCATACCGCCCAATAACCCTGCCACACCGGCCACAAACACGGTGACAATAAATTGCAGGAGCACAATACGCAGCATACCGATCCTAACTTGTGCGATACCGTGCGTCAGAAAGGTGCGCTTACGGCAATTTTAGAAACCCGCGGATTATACGATCAGCGTGTTGTTTTCGTCAAACTTTTGCAAAAGAATCATGAGCTTATATGATTCTATACAACAGTTTTTATTTCACTCAACTGTGCCAGCCACTGTCGTCCTTGTTGCCAATCACCTAAGCCGCTGGCCGCATTCAGGTGACCCAACGCACCAATATTGTGAAACTCGGATTGCCAATCTGCCGCAAAACTTTGTGATGTGGATAATGCATTCCACGGATCATTCTCTGAGGCCACCACGATACTGGCGAATGGCAACGCAATCCGGGGCATCGGCCCAAAACCGCGCACAGCCGCAGGGAAATCGACGCGCTCGACGTCCGGCGGCGCGACCAGCAGCGCGCCAACGACATTACCCGTCAGTGCAGAGTCTTGGTCTTGACCTTGACGGTGACCATGCTCTTGCGCCCACCACGCGACTAACGCGCATCCCAAGCTATGTGCGGCAAAAACAATCGGACCCGTGGTCCTCAGGATTGCAGCTTCCAGCGCCTCAACCCAATCCTGGCGCGATGGCGCATCCCAATCTTCCTGCTGCACCCGGC is a genomic window of Glaciimonas sp. PAMC28666 containing:
- a CDS encoding alpha/beta hydrolase, translated to MMPIPSAAVATNTVVASTILILPGLGNSGEGHWQTYWEQTLPTARRVQQEDWDAPSRQDWVEALEAAILRTTGPIVFAAHSLGCALVAWWAQEHGHRQGQDQDSALTGNVVGALLVAPPDVERVDFPAAVRGFGPMPRIALPFASIVVASENDPWNALSTSQSFAADWQSEFHNIGALGHLNAASGLGDWQQGRQWLAQLSEIKTVV